In one Chelmon rostratus isolate fCheRos1 chromosome 7, fCheRos1.pri, whole genome shotgun sequence genomic region, the following are encoded:
- the trappc6bl gene encoding trafficking protein particle complex subunit 6B, like, protein MADESLFDFLHMEIVSHVYKEQQSSKGEMDNKDRAVCVSVLESMGFRVGQGLIERLTRDTPSFKDELDVMKFICKDFWTKVFRRQVDNLRTNHQGTYVLQDNKFSLLTQMSSGKQYLDQAPKYLAFSCGVVRGALSNLGLDSVVTAEVSVMPSCKFQVVIQKL, encoded by the exons ATGGCAGACGAGTCTCTGTTTGACTTTCTCCATATGGAGATCGTGTCACATGTTTACAAGGAGCAGCAGTCCAGTAAAGGAGAAATGGACAACAAG GACAGAGCTGTCTGTGTTTCGGTACTTGAAAGCATGGGCTTCAGGGTGGGACAGGGACTCATTGAGAG GTTGACCAGGGACACTCCCAGCTTCAAGGATGAGCTGGATGTAATGAAGTTCATCTGTAAAGACTTCTGGACAAAGGTGTTCAGGAGGCAGGTCGACAACCTCAGAACAAACCATCAG GGTACCTATgttctgcaggacaacaagTTTTCTCTGCTGACTCAGATGTCCAGTGGGAAACAGTACCTGGATCAGGCTCCCAAA tatCTTGCTTTTTCGTGTGGCGTGGTGAGAGGAGCTCTGTCGAACCTAGGTCTGGACAGTGTGGTGACAGCCGAGGTCTCTGTTATGCCATCCT GTAAGTTCCAGGTGGTGATCCAGAAGTTGTGA